A genomic segment from Bacillus cereus G9842 encodes:
- a CDS encoding acyl carrier protein has translation MNTHVEMENIQKVLKNIIAEGVTEGTETNISPNEIPNDSNLIDYYNIDSIMVLEILLKIEQTFEIEIPDEELSVDLVSTVESLTTYIIEKLNK, from the coding sequence ATGAACACACATGTTGAGATGGAAAACATTCAAAAGGTATTAAAAAACATCATTGCTGAGGGTGTAACAGAAGGAACCGAAACTAATATTTCACCAAATGAAATCCCTAACGATAGCAATTTAATTGATTATTATAATATAGATTCAATAATGGTTTTAGAAATTTTATTGAAAATAGAACAAACATTTGAAATAGAAATTCCAGATGAAGAACTTAGTGTCGATCTTGTTAGCACAGTTGAATCTTTAACTACTTATATTATAGAAAAGTTAAATAAATAA
- a CDS encoding ABC transporter ATP-binding protein, with translation MYSIKVNNLQKEYRFHRKEPGFLGSIKSMVNRKYEQKIAVNDLSFKLKQGDFAGFIGPNGAGKTTTLKILTGILTPSHGEVEIMGCVPWKRSLEHRRQISIMMGNRGQLIWDLPPLETFELNKELYSISSKDYKNRLEELSGLLEVEHLLKVQTRKLSLGERMKMEMIAALLHAPKVLFLDEPTIGLDLFAQKKIRGFLKEYNQRYNATILLTSHYLDDIQDLCEKLMILNKGNLVYNGLTADIMKDFDVNKYISVSFKEKISSSQIERLGAKVTLQEQNKMVLCVNKNEMKNVATILLNSFPIEDLTVENISIEGVIEKIYSKSNKQLIRG, from the coding sequence GTGTATTCAATAAAAGTAAATAATCTTCAGAAAGAATATCGCTTTCATCGAAAGGAGCCTGGGTTTCTTGGTTCTATTAAATCTATGGTAAATAGAAAGTACGAGCAGAAAATAGCGGTTAATGATTTAAGTTTTAAATTAAAACAAGGAGATTTTGCTGGTTTTATTGGTCCTAATGGAGCAGGTAAAACTACAACTCTAAAAATCTTAACGGGAATTTTAACGCCCTCCCATGGTGAAGTTGAAATAATGGGATGTGTACCGTGGAAGAGAAGTTTGGAACATCGAAGACAAATATCGATTATGATGGGAAATCGAGGACAACTAATTTGGGATTTACCTCCATTGGAAACTTTTGAACTTAATAAGGAATTATATTCTATATCAAGTAAGGATTATAAAAATCGGCTTGAAGAATTATCTGGTTTATTAGAAGTTGAGCATTTGCTCAAAGTTCAAACAAGAAAATTATCTCTTGGTGAAAGAATGAAAATGGAAATGATTGCAGCTCTTCTTCATGCTCCTAAAGTTCTGTTTTTAGATGAACCAACTATAGGGTTAGATTTGTTTGCTCAAAAAAAAATTAGGGGTTTTCTCAAAGAATATAATCAACGTTATAATGCTACAATTCTGCTAACAAGTCATTATTTAGATGATATACAAGATCTTTGTGAGAAGTTAATGATATTAAATAAAGGGAATTTAGTATATAACGGTTTAACAGCAGATATAATGAAAGATTTTGATGTTAATAAGTATATATCTGTTAGTTTTAAAGAAAAAATATCCTCATCACAAATTGAACGATTAGGAGCAAAAGTTACATTGCAAGAGCAAAACAAAATGGTATTATGTGTGAATAAAAATGAAATGAAAAATGTAGCTACAATTTTATTAAATTCTTTTCCTATAGAGGACTTAACAGTAGAGAATATCTCAATAGAAGGCGTAATAGAGAAAATTTACTCAAAATCCAACAAACAGCTAATTAGGGGTTAA